The window TCAGCACATAAACACTTTGGAAAAATTTGTATAAAAAGAAAAACAAATAAACCTGTTGGTTATATTATAGAAGCTAATATAATAAATAAAATTTTATATAAAATGATAGACAAAAATTCTATATTTTGCTCTTCAATACTTAAAAAAATAAATACTCTTAAAAGAATTGCAACTATATATAATATAGAATCTAAAATAAAAAAATATATTAACTTTCAATTAATTGTTGCATCAGATGGAACTACATCATCTGTAAGAAAAATAATTGGATCAGAAAGTAAAATAGAAAAAATCCATAAACAAAAAGCTATTACAGCAAATATAACCATAAAAAAAAATTATTCATACACAGCATATAAATATTTTAAACATTCAGAATCTTTAGCCATACTTCCAATTAATTCATCTCAAATAACTATTATTTGGATATTACCAACTAAAAAAGCTCAATGGCTTTTAAAAATAAATAAAGAATTTTTTTTAAAATATTTACAAAAACATTTTGGATATAAATTAGGAAAATTTATATGTATAAGTAAAAAACGTTTATTACATCAACTATATCAATCTACTATGCCAAAAGTAACTTTATGGCCAATAATATTTATTGGAAACGCTGCCAATACCTTACATCCTATTGGAGCACAAGGTTTTAATTTAGGATTGCGAGATATAAATACACTAACAAAATATATTACTCAACATAAAATAACACCAAAAATGTTTGCTTTATACCAAAACAATCGTGAAAAAGATCATAAAACTACTATTAACGTTACTAAAATTATAACAAAAATTTTTAAAGGTAAATCTCATAAAATAAATTTTTTAAGAAGTCTAGGTTTTTTAGCAATAAATAATATAAAGTTTTTAAAAAAAATTTTAATATATTACACATTAGGCTACAATACCAATTTATATAATTAAAATTCAAAAATATTTAATCACTTCAAATGATACACAAAAAAAACTTTTTCGATATCATTATTATAGGAGGAGGATTAATAGGATTAATATCAGCCATTACTTTAGCAAAAAAAAAATTCTCTATTGCAATTATCGAAAAAAATATTATTTCAAAAAAAACTATAATTAAAACTCCAAAAAATTATACCATTACTTCTACAACAAAAAAATTTTTGAAATATATTGATATTTGGAAAACATTAAAAAAAAATCCATTTAAAAAAATATATATATATGATTCTGTAGGAAAATCTTCTATTACATTTGATTCTAAAACAATACAATTACCCCAACTAGGGTATGTAATATCAGATTACAATATAAGAATTACTTTACTAAAAAAAGCTTTTCAATTCCAAAATATCTTTTTTTTTCCATTAAATACTATAAATAATATTAAAAATACAAATACTGGAATTAATGTAAGTAATCAAAAAAACACATGGATTGGAAAATTATTACTCATTACAGATGGAAAAAATTCTGTTGCAAAAAAAATACTAAACATTCCCACAATATCTTGGCCATATACACAAAATGCTATTACTGCTATTATTCTCACAGAAAAATCCCACCGTTATATAGCTTATCAAAAAACTAGTATTAATGAATCACTAGCTATTTTACCATTAAAAAATAAAAAAATATCATCTATAATATGGTCTTTACCTTGTAATGCATCAAAAGAAATAATGTTTTTTAAAGAACAAGAATTTACTTCAAAACTACAAAAATTATTAAATAATAAACTTGGAAAAATAATATTAAAAAGTAAAAGACACATATTTCCAATAAAAATACATAATACAAAACAATATTCTGGAAACAAATGGATATTATTGGGAGATGCAGCTCATACAATCCATCCAATAACCGGAATGGGATTTAACATAGGAATATATGACATATTAATTTGGATTAATTGTTTAAAAAAATTCAATAATAATTTAAACTCAAAAAAAGCTTTACAGTTATATAATTGCAAAAGAAAAAAACATGTATGGGAAACTATATTTATAACAGAAATCCTAAAATTTATTCTATATAATCCAAAAAAATCTATTATTAAATTACGATCATTAGGACTAAAACTATTAAAAAATATAATCCCAATTAAAAATAAAATCATTAAAAACGCAAATGGAGAAAAATATCTTAAATTTTTATAAAATTTATATAAAAAAATATTTTAATAAAATACAATAAATATAATTAAAAAAATAAGATTTCTAACAACATTTTAAAAAACAAAATAAAATAAATAAAAAAAAATACTTAAAAATGAAAAAAACATATGATAAAACTCACTTTGGATATAGATTAATAAATTTAAAAGAAAAAGAAAAAAAAATAATGAATATTTTTACAAATGTATCAAAAAAATATGATTTAATGAATAATATTATGTCCATAGGATTGCATTATCAATGGAAAAAATTTACAGTTAAAAATAGTCATGTAAAGCCTGGACAAACAGTGTTAGATCTAGCCAGTGGAACAGGGGACATAACAATTCTATTAAGAAAAAAAATGAAAGGAATAGGAAAATTCTTTCTTGTAGATTTAAACTACGAAATGCTTAAAATATCAAGAAATAAACTACTAGATTTAGGTATAATTAATAACACTTTTTTTATCCAAGCCAACGCTCAATCCTTGCCTTTCAATAAAAACAGCTTTGATTGTATCATTATTAGTTTTGGACTAAGAAATATAACTGATCAAGAAAAAACATTAAAATCAATGTTTAACATTTGTAAACCAGGTGGAAAAATACTTATTTTAGAATTTTCACATCCTAAATCCCTATTAATCAAAAAATTATATAATTTGTATTCATTTTACATAATACCAAAATTAGGAAAAATAATTGCTCAAGACAAAAATAGCTATAAATACTTAGTAGAATCAATTCAAATACACCCTTCACAAACAGAATTAAAATTTATGATTGAAAAATCAGGATTTCAAAATTGTTCATATTATGATTTACACAATGGTATTGTATCTTTGCACATAGCTTATAAATATTAAACACTTTAAACAACACTATCATGATTATCCTAAAACAAATAAAAAAATTAAATATAACAAAAATCAGCTATGATTAATAGTAAATATATTATTAATATTTATTCCAATAAAATTTATATATAAATTTATAATATATATAATTTACAGTATAAATACATAAACATGAATAAAATAAAACAACTTATTAGAATAATATATATATATAAAATAATTTTAAAAAATAACTTAGATCAAATCATTCTATCACTAAATTTTCTTTCTTCTCTCAAATTTATTATCTATTTAAATCCATGTATATGGTTTAAAAAAACACCAATCAATAGAGGAAAATCTATACGAAAAGCTTTAGAAAAATTAGGGCCTGTTTTTATTAAATTAGGACAAATTCTTTCAATGAGATCAGATATTTTTCCTCATGATATCATCACAGAACTATATAAACTTCAAGATAAAGTACCCCCATTCCCAGGAAAACATGCACTTTCCATAATAGAAAATTCATTCAAACAACCTATACATAAAATTTTTTCTAAATTTAATATAAATCCAATTGCATCAGCATCTATAGCACAAGTTCA is drawn from Candidatus Legionella polyplacis and contains these coding sequences:
- a CDS encoding FAD-dependent monooxygenase; the encoded protein is MIEKTDVLIIGSGIIGMILALALKNNGYKILLVEKNSANNKNSSTNYYSKNIFLSLNSICILKKLKIWNFLQKKSTPIYKIHISAHKHFGKICIKRKTNKPVGYIIEANIINKILYKMIDKNSIFCSSILKKINTLKRIATIYNIESKIKKYINFQLIVASDGTTSSVRKIIGSESKIEKIHKQKAITANITIKKNYSYTAYKYFKHSESLAILPINSSQITIIWILPTKKAQWLLKINKEFFLKYLQKHFGYKLGKFICISKKRLLHQLYQSTMPKVTLWPIIFIGNAANTLHPIGAQGFNLGLRDINTLTKYITQHKITPKMFALYQNNREKDHKTTINVTKIITKIFKGKSHKINFLRSLGFLAINNIKFLKKILIYYTLGYNTNLYN
- a CDS encoding FAD-dependent monooxygenase, producing MIHKKNFFDIIIIGGGLIGLISAITLAKKKFSIAIIEKNIISKKTIIKTPKNYTITSTTKKFLKYIDIWKTLKKNPFKKIYIYDSVGKSSITFDSKTIQLPQLGYVISDYNIRITLLKKAFQFQNIFFFPLNTINNIKNTNTGINVSNQKNTWIGKLLLITDGKNSVAKKILNIPTISWPYTQNAITAIILTEKSHRYIAYQKTSINESLAILPLKNKKISSIIWSLPCNASKEIMFFKEQEFTSKLQKLLNNKLGKIILKSKRHIFPIKIHNTKQYSGNKWILLGDAAHTIHPITGMGFNIGIYDILIWINCLKKFNNNLNSKKALQLYNCKRKKHVWETIFITEILKFILYNPKKSIIKLRSLGLKLLKNIIPIKNKIIKNANGEKYLKFL
- the ubiE gene encoding bifunctional demethylmenaquinone methyltransferase/2-methoxy-6-polyprenyl-1,4-benzoquinol methylase UbiE, with protein sequence MKKTYDKTHFGYRLINLKEKEKKIMNIFTNVSKKYDLMNNIMSIGLHYQWKKFTVKNSHVKPGQTVLDLASGTGDITILLRKKMKGIGKFFLVDLNYEMLKISRNKLLDLGIINNTFFIQANAQSLPFNKNSFDCIIISFGLRNITDQEKTLKSMFNICKPGGKILILEFSHPKSLLIKKLYNLYSFYIIPKLGKIIAQDKNSYKYLVESIQIHPSQTELKFMIEKSGFQNCSYYDLHNGIVSLHIAYKY